In Hermetia illucens chromosome 1, iHerIll2.2.curated.20191125, whole genome shotgun sequence, one genomic interval encodes:
- the LOC119661462 gene encoding uncharacterized protein LOC119661462, with product MSKPMQTQFLLNEVSKFIHLTNGKVGQIVNELVDIILNKVKAKDTLFCRLFSEKLICGSYRDQIKINEPDEFDLNILLNLSKAKVVKNEKSHPGFVKVDLSAYKCDENFKSFLQRFTNRRCFLLVSNLQSWFESCISRVKIHNSVIELRSYKFYVKVRKAGPAHTISFETQEAASDPYLTTGFRFSVDLVPGIQFDRDDWPSEIAPDRDNYKWVAIPKPLNGSGNAEHLLFVPSYAVQESDIMLAKNSKKNALRLIKKIRDRNNIQNLKSYFIKTVFLWKSKRKGSKFWDRSIDVIVKKMLNMLRRRLKRRVLKFYWHRKFNMLDKFSPTQIDTMRMQIESAIRQFRSYRNTNMLFDLFLTDKEKEQLLARMQKRAK from the exons ATGTCGAAACCGATGCAGACACAATTTTTGTTAAATGAAGTTAgtaaatttattcatttaacGAACGGGAAAGTTGGGCAAATTGTAAACGAATTAGTGGACATTATTCTGAATAAAGTGAAAGCAAAGGACACGCTATTTTGCAGACTGTTCAGTGAGAAATTAATTTGTGGCAGTTATCGCGATCAGATTAAAATAAATGAACCAGATGAATTTGATTTAAACATCCTTTTGAATTTATCCAAAGCCAAAGTAGTGAAAAACGAGAAAAGCCATCCAGGTTTCGTGAAGGTGGACCTAAGCGCTTACAAGTGCgatgaaaattttaaatcatttttgcAACGTTTCACAAACAGACGCTGCTTTCTTCTCGTTTCCAATTTACAATCGTGGTTTGAAAGCTGCATAAGCAGGGTGAAAATACACAATTCTGTCATCGAACTCAGAAGTTACAAGTTTTACGTTAAGGTACGGAAAGCCGGCCCAGCACACACCATCTCTTTTGAAACCCAGGAAGCGGCATCTGACCCTTATTTAACAACTGGGTTCCGATTCAGTGTTGATCTTGTGCCAGGGATCCAGTTCGATCGGGATGACTGGCCATCTGAAATTGCCCCGGATCGTGACAATTATAAATGGGTTGCTATTCCGAAACCCTTAAACGGCTCCGGTAACGCAGAACACTTGCTGTTTGTTCCTTCCTATGCGGTGCAGGAATCCGACATTATGTTAGCGAAAAATAGCAAAAAGAATGCTCTCcgtctaataaaaaaaattcgtgACAGGAACAATATCCAGAATTTGAAAAGTTATTTCATAAAGACGGTTTTTTTGTGGAAGAGTAAAAGAAAAGGATCTAAATTTTGGGACCGATCTATTGACGTTATAGTGAAAAAG ATGCTCAACATGTTAAGGAGACGTTTGAAGCGACGCGTCCTAAAATTTTACTGGCATCGAAAATTCAACATGTTGGATAAATTCAGTCCCACTCAAATTGACACTATGCGAATGCAAATAGAATCTGCGATAAGACAATTTCGAAGCTATCGAAATACAAATATGTTATTCGATTTATTTC TAACTGACAAAGAAAAGGAACAACTCCTAGCAAGGATGCAAAAAAGGGCGAAGTAA